The DNA region CTCGGGTCGTGAAGGACGGGGTGATGGCCCAGGTCGAGATGCAGGCCGGACCGTTCCGGGTGGTCTCGCTCATGAGCCGCGACGCCGCCGACGAACTCGGCCTGGAGATCGGCAGCGTCGCCGTCGCCTCGATCAAGTCCACCCACGTTGTCGTCGAGATCCCGGAGGCATGAGGGTGATTCGAGCTGGAATCGTCGCCGTCACCCTGCTCGGGCTCGCCGGCTGCGGGTCGCCGCAGGCCGAGCAGCCGCCCGGCGCCCAGCTCAGCGGGACGGTGACGGTGTTCGCCGCCGCGTCGCTGACCGAGTCGTTCACCAAGCTGGGCAAGGACTTCGAGGCCGCGCACCCCGGGGTGAAGGTCACCTTCAACTTCGGCGGCAGCTCCGCGCTGGCCCAGCAGCTCAACCAGGGCGCCCCCGCCGACGTCTTCGCCTCGGCGTCGCCCGCCAACATGAAGCAGGTCACCGACGCGGGCACGATCACCGCCGCCCCGACCACTTTCGCGCGCAACCGGCTCCAGATCTCGGTGCCGAAGGGCAACTCGGCCAAGGTCGCCGGTCTGGCCGACTTCGGCAAGGACGAGCTGAAGATCGCGCTGTGCGCCGAGCAGGTCCCGTGCGGGGCGGCGTCGAAGAAGGCGTTCGACGCGGCCAAGGTGACCGCGAAGCCCGACACCCTGGAGCAGGACGTCAAGGCGGTGCTGACGAAGGTCCGGCTCGGCGAGGTCGACGCGGCCCTGGTCTACCGCACCGACGTCAAGTCGGCCGGTGACCAGGTCGAGGGCATCGGGTTCGCCGAGGCGGACAAGGCCGTCAACGACTACCCAATCGCGCCGCTGGCCAAGGCGCCCAACGCGGGCGCGGCGAAGGCGTTCATCGACTTCGTCTTGTCGGACAAGGGTCGCGCGGCGTTCGGCGAAGCCGGTTTCGACAACCCGTGACGGCGACCCGGCGGGCGGCGCGGGGGCGGCTGCCCGCCGTCCTCGTGCTGCCCGCCGTCCTCGGCTTGGCCTTCCTGCTCATTCCTCTGATCGGCCTTCTCGTCCGCGCGCCGTGGTCGACGCTGCCCGAGCGGCTGTTCAGCGCGGCCGTGGGCGAGGCGCTGCGGCTCTCGCTCGTCTGCGCGACCCTGGCCACCGCGATCTGCCTGGTCCTGGGCATCCCGCTGGCGTGGCTGCTCGCCCGCGGCGACGTGCCGGGGCGCGGGCTGATGCGGGCGCTGGTGACGGTTCCGCTGGTGCTGCCGCCGGTCGTCGGCGGCGTGGCGCTGCTGCTCGTGCTGGGCAGGCGCGGGCTGATCGGTCAGCACCTCGACGCGTGGTTCGGGGTGTCGCTGCCGTTCACCACGGCGGGTGTTGTGGTCGCCGAGGCGTTCGTCGCCATGCCGTTCCTGGTGATCGCGGTCGAGGGCGCCCTGCGCGCGGCCGACCCGCGCTACGAGGAGGCCGCGGCCACCCTCGGCGCGTCCCGCTGGCTGACCTTCCGGCGGGTGACGCTGCCGTCGATCATGCCGGGCGTCGTGGCGGGGTCGGTGCTGTGCTGGGCCCGCGCGCTGGGCGAGTTCGGCGCCACCATCACCTTCGCGGGCAACTTCCCGGGCGAGACGACCACCATGCCGCTGGCGGTGTACCTGGCGCTGGAGACCGAGCCGGACGCCGCGATCGTGCTCAGTGTCGTGCTCTTGCTCGTGTCGGTGGGTGTGCTGGCCGGCCTGCGGGAACGCTGGATCCGAGGTGCGGCATGACGCTGCGCGCCGACCTGCGGGTCAGCCGCGACCGATTCGCACTGGACCTGGCGCTGACCATCGCCGCGGGTGAGGTCGTCGCCCTGCTCGGCCCCAACGGCGCGGGCAAGACGACCGCGCTGCGCGCCCTGGCCGGGCTGGTCCCGCTGACCGGGGGCCACATCCACGTCGACGACGACATCTGGGACGCCCCACCAGACGTGTTCCGGTCCGCTGAGCGCAGGCCGATCGGGGTCGTGTTCCAGGACTATCTCCTCTTCGCACACCTGACCGCGCTGGAGAATGTCGCCTTCGGCCTGCGCGCTCGCGGCCTGGCCCGGCACGCCGCCCGCGACCAGGCCCAGGTCTGGCTCGACCGGGTCGGGCTCGCCGACCACGTCCGGACCAAGCCGCGCGCGCTCTCCGGCGGCCAGGCCCAGCGCGTCGCGCTGGCCCGTGCGCTGGCCACGGGGCCGGACCTGCTGTTGCTCGACGAGCCCTTGGCCGCGCTCGACGCGAGCACCCGGATGCATGTCCGTTCCGAACTCGGCCACCACCTGCGCGACTATCCCGGCCACACCCTGCTGGTCACCCACGACCCGCTCGACGCGATGGTGCTGGCCGACCGGCTCGTGATCGTGGAGGACGGCCGGATCGTGCAGCAGGGCACGCCCACCGAGGTCGCCCGGCAGCCCCGCACCGACTACGTCGCCAACCTCGTCGGGCTCAACCTCTACCGCGGCACCGCCCGCGGCACGACGGTCGACCTCGCCGAGGGCGGCGCCCTGACCATCGCCACCCCGACCACCGGCCCCGTCCATCTGGCCTTCCCGCCCAGCGCCGTCAGCCTCCACCCGGCCGCGCCCGGCGGCAGCCCCCGCAATACCTGGCCGGTCACGGTGGCGGGCGTCGAACAGCACGCGCACACGACCCGCGTCCGCCTCGACGGCACTCCCCCGGTCCTGGCCGACATCACCACCGCGACCGTCGCCGAGCTGCGCATCCAGCGCGGGGACACGCTGTGGGCGGCGGTCAAGGCGACCGAAACCCATACCTATCCGGCGTAGCGCTGGACCTTCCGCGACGGCCCATTCATGGAGATCATCGTGGGGTCGACGGGGAGGGAGGTGGCCAGATGACAACGGCACCGGTGAAGTGCCTGGTCTGGGACCTCGACGGCACGCTGTGGGACGGGTGCGGCGACGCGATCCCCTTCGCCGACGCGGTCCGGACGCTGCGCACCCTGGATCAGCGCGGGGTGCTGCACGCGGTCGCCTGCCGGGGCGAACCCGACGTCGCCGCCGCCCACCTGGCGGGCAATGGGCTGCTCGACCTGTTCACCTGGGTTGAGGTCGGCCGGGTGGCCAAGTCCGAGTCGATCAAACGCGTCGCCGCCGAACTGGACATCGCCCTCGACGCGATCGCGTTCATCGCAGGCGACCCGACCGAGCGCGCCGAGGTGGCCGCGGCCCTGCCCACGGTGCGGTGCTACCCGGCCGAGGAGGCGGTCCGACTACCCGAGCTGGGCGGTTTCGCGGCCCGGCACGCCACGGCCGAGTCCCGCGGGCGCCGACATCTCTACCGCGCCGAACAGCTGCGCAAGCAGGCTGAGGCTGAGCACGTCGGCCCGACCAAGGAGTTCATGAAGTCGCTCGACCTGGTCCTGCGGGTCCGCCCGGCCGACCCGGCGGACCTCAGCCGAACGCATGAGCTGGCAGACCGCGCCCACCAGCTCAACACCACCGGCCGCACCTTCGCCCCCGACGAGTTGCTCGCCCTGTGCGCCTCACCCCGCCACGAGGTCCTCGTCGCCGAACTCAGCGACCGATTCGGCTCGCACGGCACGGTCGGGCTGGCCGTCACCGCGTTCTCCGCCGCCGACAGCGTCATCGAGCTGCTCGTGGTGTCCTGCCGGGTGGTGTCCCGCGGCGCGGGCGCCGCCCTGGTCGACCACCTGATCAAGGCGGCCCTGGCCGACGGGCGCAGACCGGTCGCCGAGTTCGTGCGCACCGAGGCCAACCGCGTCATGCTGATCACCCTGCGGTTCGCGGGCTTCGCGGTGGTGCACGAGTCCGACGGACAGCTGACGCTCGCCGTCGACCCGCGCGACCCGCCCGCCCACCGCCCGCACCCGGTCCGGGTCGAGCGGACCACATAACCGGCATAACGGTTTCACCGGATACTCGGGGTAACACGCAGAACGACGGACCCGTCACTCGGCGGGTCCGTTTTGTTGCCTGTTGAACGAAGGGTTGACAGGGCCCGACCTGACCCTGCACGCTGCGCAATTATGCGTGAAACTAGTCACTAAGCATCATTTATGAACAGTTCTCGTGCCTGATCCTCGCCCCTGCACTTGGAAGGTATCGATGAGAGCCCGACCCCGCGTACGTACCCTGCTGGCGGTCGCCGCCATCGCAGGCTCACTCACCCTCGTGAACAGCATCTCGGCGAGCGCCGCGCCGACCACCCTCGGCAACGTCACCGCCTTCACCCAGAACGGCAGCACCTACGACATCTCGGCGGGTACCCCGAAGGTCCGCGTGTCCTTCGCCCAGCCCGGCGTGTTCCGGCTGTGGATGACCCCGAACGGCACCTTCTCCGACCCGGTCAACGGCCAGATCGCGATCAACACCAACTTCGGTGCGGTGACGACGTCGTACACCGACGAGGGCACGCACTACAAGATCAGCACCAGCGCCCTCACCCTGCGGGCGTACAAGACGCCGCTGCGATTCGAGCTCTACAAGGCCGACAACCTGACTCCGGTCTGGAAGGAGTCGACCGGCCTCACCTGGGACAGCGCCGCCAACACCGCCACCCAATCGCTGACCCGCGGCACCGACGAGCAGTTCTACGGCACCGGCTTCCGGCTCGGCGAGTGGGCGCTGCGCGACAAGACGGTCCCGGTCGCCAAGGACAACCAGTGGCGGGAGAACACGAACGCGTCCCCCGCGCCGTTCTACTTCTCCACCAACGGATACGGCGTCGTACGCAACACCTGGGCCCCCGGCCAGTACGCGTTCCTGCCCACGGTCGGCCTGCGGCACAACGAGTCCCGGTTCGACGCGTTCTTCTTCGTCGGCGACACCCCCAAGGACATCCTCAACCGCTACACCGATGTCACCGGCAAGCCGTTCCTGGCCCCGATCTGGGGCTTCGAGATGGGCAACGCCGACTGCTGGAACGCCTCCAGCCCGGACTACCAGGGCAACCCCAACCGCGTTGACCACCAGACCACCCCGGACGTGGTCAAGTACGCCGACCAGGCCCGCGCCGCGGACATGCCCTCCGGCTGGTTCCTGCCCAACGACGGCTACGGCTGCGGCTACACCAGCCTGACCAGCACTGTGTCGCAGTTGGCGACCAGGGGCTTCAAGACCGGCCTGTGGACCTCGACCGGTCTGGCCAATATCGCCAACGAGGTCGGTGTCTCCGGCAGCCGCGCGGTGAAGACTGACGTGGCCTGGGTCGGCGGCGGGTACAAGTTCGCCTTCGACGGCGTGCAGCAGGCCGTTGACGGCATCGAGAACAACAGCGACGGCCGCCGGTTCGTCTGGACGGTCGACGGCTGGGCGGGCACCCAGCGCAACGCGGTGGTCTGGAGTGGCGACACCCACGGCACCTGGGCTGACATGAAGTGGCATGTCCCGGCGATCACCGGGGCGGGCCTGTCCGCGCTGAACTACGCCTCCGGCGACGTCGACGGCATCTTTGACGGCAGTCCCAAAACGTACGCGCGGGACCTGCAGTGGAAGGCGTTCCTGCCGTCGCTTATGACTATGTCCGGCTGGGGCGCGTCCGGCCCGTCGGCGGGCTTCAACGACAAGCAGCCGTGGCGCTTCGCCGAGCCGACGCTGTCGATCAACCGCAAGTACCTCAAGCTGCGTGAGCGGCTGCTGCCGTACCTGTACTCGATGAGCCGCGTGGCCACCGAGACCGGCACCCCGTCCACCCGCGCGATGGTGCTGGAGTTCCCGAACGACCCGATCGCGCGCGGCAACCAGACCGCCCAGCAGTTCATGGCGGGCGACTCGTTCCTGGTCGCCCCGATCACCAGCGACACCACGGTCCGCGACGGCATCTACCTGCCCGCCGGGACCTGGACGGACTACTGGAGCGGCAAGGTCTACTCCGGGCCGGGCTGGTTCAACGGCTACAGCGCGCCGCTGGACACGCTGCCGGTGTTCGTCAAGGGCGGCGGCATCGTCCCGATGTGGCCGCAGATGAACTACGCGGGTGAGAAGCCGGCGACGCCGATCACCTTCGACGTCTACCCGAGCGGCAACTCGTCGTTCTCCCTGTACGAGGACGACGGCAACACCCGCGCGTACAAGACCGGGTCGTTCGCCAAGCAGTCGGTGAACG from Alloactinosynnema sp. L-07 includes:
- a CDS encoding discoidin domain-containing protein, coding for MRARPRVRTLLAVAAIAGSLTLVNSISASAAPTTLGNVTAFTQNGSTYDISAGTPKVRVSFAQPGVFRLWMTPNGTFSDPVNGQIAINTNFGAVTTSYTDEGTHYKISTSALTLRAYKTPLRFELYKADNLTPVWKESTGLTWDSAANTATQSLTRGTDEQFYGTGFRLGEWALRDKTVPVAKDNQWRENTNASPAPFYFSTNGYGVVRNTWAPGQYAFLPTVGLRHNESRFDAFFFVGDTPKDILNRYTDVTGKPFLAPIWGFEMGNADCWNASSPDYQGNPNRVDHQTTPDVVKYADQARAADMPSGWFLPNDGYGCGYTSLTSTVSQLATRGFKTGLWTSTGLANIANEVGVSGSRAVKTDVAWVGGGYKFAFDGVQQAVDGIENNSDGRRFVWTVDGWAGTQRNAVVWSGDTHGTWADMKWHVPAITGAGLSALNYASGDVDGIFDGSPKTYARDLQWKAFLPSLMTMSGWGASGPSAGFNDKQPWRFAEPTLSINRKYLKLRERLLPYLYSMSRVATETGTPSTRAMVLEFPNDPIARGNQTAQQFMAGDSFLVAPITSDTTVRDGIYLPAGTWTDYWSGKVYSGPGWFNGYSAPLDTLPVFVKGGGIVPMWPQMNYAGEKPATPITFDVYPSGNSSFSLYEDDGNTRAYKTGSFAKQSVNVTAPTSGTGTVSVAVGASTGTYTGKLANRGYEVNMHVAGAPTAVTLGSTTLTKHTTRSAYDAAATGWFHDPADRQGVLYVKTGSLSTSSAFTVTASAVTLPTALAIPSVPAGAPIPKTGQSVLSVDSFEPGQTGANAIDGNNATIWHTAWSQVNPDPAPPHEIQIDLGGHYNVDGLRYLPRQDGGVNGRIGQYEVYVSGSTTNWGTAVTSGGFANSVTEKNVTFPAKAGRYVKLRALSEVNGNPWTSAAEITTLGTAVTSGPISKTGWSLVHVDSQETSGENGAATNAFDGEMGTIWHTKWSGGVAPLPHEIQIDMGSAHSVSALRYLPRQDGGANGRIGQYEVYVSDSTTNWGTAVATGTFANDGTEKTASFTAKSGRYLRLRALTDATGGQYTSAAEITAIGI
- the modB gene encoding molybdate ABC transporter permease subunit; the encoded protein is MTATRRAARGRLPAVLVLPAVLGLAFLLIPLIGLLVRAPWSTLPERLFSAAVGEALRLSLVCATLATAICLVLGIPLAWLLARGDVPGRGLMRALVTVPLVLPPVVGGVALLLVLGRRGLIGQHLDAWFGVSLPFTTAGVVVAEAFVAMPFLVIAVEGALRAADPRYEEAAATLGASRWLTFRRVTLPSIMPGVVAGSVLCWARALGEFGATITFAGNFPGETTTMPLAVYLALETEPDAAIVLSVVLLLVSVGVLAGLRERWIRGAA
- a CDS encoding HAD family hydrolase; this translates as MTTAPVKCLVWDLDGTLWDGCGDAIPFADAVRTLRTLDQRGVLHAVACRGEPDVAAAHLAGNGLLDLFTWVEVGRVAKSESIKRVAAELDIALDAIAFIAGDPTERAEVAAALPTVRCYPAEEAVRLPELGGFAARHATAESRGRRHLYRAEQLRKQAEAEHVGPTKEFMKSLDLVLRVRPADPADLSRTHELADRAHQLNTTGRTFAPDELLALCASPRHEVLVAELSDRFGSHGTVGLAVTAFSAADSVIELLVVSCRVVSRGAGAALVDHLIKAALADGRRPVAEFVRTEANRVMLITLRFAGFAVVHESDGQLTLAVDPRDPPAHRPHPVRVERTT
- the modA gene encoding molybdate ABC transporter substrate-binding protein; this encodes MRVIRAGIVAVTLLGLAGCGSPQAEQPPGAQLSGTVTVFAAASLTESFTKLGKDFEAAHPGVKVTFNFGGSSALAQQLNQGAPADVFASASPANMKQVTDAGTITAAPTTFARNRLQISVPKGNSAKVAGLADFGKDELKIALCAEQVPCGAASKKAFDAAKVTAKPDTLEQDVKAVLTKVRLGEVDAALVYRTDVKSAGDQVEGIGFAEADKAVNDYPIAPLAKAPNAGAAKAFIDFVLSDKGRAAFGEAGFDNP
- a CDS encoding ABC transporter ATP-binding protein → MTLRADLRVSRDRFALDLALTIAAGEVVALLGPNGAGKTTALRALAGLVPLTGGHIHVDDDIWDAPPDVFRSAERRPIGVVFQDYLLFAHLTALENVAFGLRARGLARHAARDQAQVWLDRVGLADHVRTKPRALSGGQAQRVALARALATGPDLLLLDEPLAALDASTRMHVRSELGHHLRDYPGHTLLVTHDPLDAMVLADRLVIVEDGRIVQQGTPTEVARQPRTDYVANLVGLNLYRGTARGTTVDLAEGGALTIATPTTGPVHLAFPPSAVSLHPAAPGGSPRNTWPVTVAGVEQHAHTTRVRLDGTPPVLADITTATVAELRIQRGDTLWAAVKATETHTYPA